The Calothrix sp. PCC 7507 DNA segment AATTTACGTAGTATGGTCATGATCATTGCACTATTATCCTATACTTGAGCTTAACAATTATCGATAAGGGTAGTAAGTACGGTCTACCCTACAAGTTACAAAGGAATTAATTCTGGGTAATATTGCAACAACTGATCGTTAGTGAGTTCATCGCCTAACTGCGCTGGGGAAAAATGCACTTGGATGGCTTTAAGTTTATGCTTGTAGTGCAAATTAATTAAGGCTTTAAAAGCTTCCTTTAGTGCCTGAATATTAGCAAGGTCAGTTTCTAAATCTGGGACTTCACCTTCATAAGCCACCGTAATCATCACAACTATGTTACGTGTTACAGGTATAGATAAAGGTTCATTGGCTCCCAAAGGAGAACTAACATCGATATCAGCGGCGTATCGTTGAGCCGAATCGGTAAATAAATCATTGACATAATCTCCCGCCTCGCCTTCATCCCAAAAAACATCACCTTCATTGGCAGCAGAGAGCCAATATTCATCATATTGCAACAGAGTTTGGCTGATTTGGACTAATTCTTCCCCCAAAATTTCTAAGTCACCATCGGCAGCGATCGCTGCTCTACCAGCACTATTTAATACTCCTAAAATGGGAGCTACTTCATCACCTCCTAAATGTAGAAATAAGCGAAAGACAACATAGCGAGTCCGTCCAATCATTCTATTAAAAGTATCGCGCATTTTTTTCCTCCATAAATTTGTTAGTTGTCATTTGTCATTCGTCATTCGTCATTTGCTACTGGTTGAAGAAGAATACATCCGTCAGAATCAATCAGTCGCGGGTCTGAATCCCCGACTGAATTGTTGCACTACCAAATTTTCTTGTTTATGCGTGTGCTTAAACCTGATTATTCATCCGCTTTTTCCTACAGAATACCTTTCCTGAATTCTGAATTCTGACTCCTGAATCCTGAATCCTGAATCCCGACTCCTGACTCCTGTTAGATAATGGAAAAATGGTACATGTAGAACGTGGGTAGAGTAATTTCAGACTTTATCTGACTATTTTTCAGTGTAATGAAAACTTTTAATGAAATCGACAATCATATTTAAAGAAGGCAGTAAGGATGTTGCTGAATCATTGGATGTGTCATCAAAAAATTTAGCACTAGAATCAGAGGGATTAATTAATCTTTTACCAAAGTAAGGATTATCATGTATAATAAGGCTCTGAGCGCTGGAATTGGTCAAAATTGTCTGGGTAGGTGCTTTAAAAAAGTTTAATTTCGC contains these protein-coding regions:
- a CDS encoding DUF1517 domain-containing protein: MRDTFNRMIGRTRYVVFRLFLHLGGDEVAPILGVLNSAGRAAIAADGDLEILGEELVQISQTLLQYDEYWLSAANEGDVFWDEGEAGDYVNDLFTDSAQRYAADIDVSSPLGANEPLSIPVTRNIVVMITVAYEGEVPDLETDLANIQALKEAFKALINLHYKHKLKAIQVHFSPAQLGDELTNDQLLQYYPELIPL